One segment of Oscillospiraceae bacterium MB08-C2-2 DNA contains the following:
- the ilvN gene encoding acetolactate synthase small subunit — MKTIVSVLVENRSGVLSRTAGLFARRGFNIESLAVGETEDPTVSRMTIVVEGDDRIIEQVSKQLNKQVDVIKVRELPAVSSTRRELALIKVNATPKNRGQINELVEIMKAKIVDISPATLTIEIADRPERVGQLLEMVLPYGVVEIVRTGMIALHKGSEAIGIVE; from the coding sequence TTGAAAACCATAGTATCTGTATTGGTGGAAAACCGTTCGGGAGTTCTCTCCCGAACTGCCGGGCTGTTTGCCCGCCGGGGCTTTAACATTGAAAGCTTGGCGGTTGGTGAAACCGAGGATCCTACCGTTTCCCGCATGACCATTGTGGTGGAAGGGGATGACCGCATCATCGAGCAGGTGAGCAAGCAGCTCAACAAGCAGGTGGATGTGATCAAAGTGCGGGAGTTGCCCGCCGTGTCTTCCACTCGCCGGGAGCTGGCCCTCATCAAGGTCAACGCCACGCCCAAAAACCGGGGCCAGATTAATGAGCTTGTGGAAATTATGAAGGCCAAGATAGTTGATATTTCCCCCGCCACCCTCACCATTGAAATTGCCGACCGCCCCGAGCGGGTGGGCCAGCTGCTTGAAATGGTGCTGCCCTATGGGGTGGTTGAAATAGTCCGCACCGGCATGATTGCTCTGCATAAGGGCAGTGAAGCCATTGGAATAGTTGAATAG
- the ilvC gene encoding ketol-acid reductoisomerase, protein MVQMFYDKDCNMDLLKGKTVAIIGYGSQGHAHAQNLHESGVKVVVGLRSDSPRCEQVKKDGLTVMETAAAAKAADMIMMLTPDEVMPDIYKESVLPGLEEGNILAFAHGFSIHFNQIVPPSNVDVVMIAPKGPGHTVRSQYQEGKGVPSLIAIQQDASGRARDFALAYACGIGAGRAGIIETTFKEETETDLFGEQAVLCGGVTELMKAGFDTLVEAGYSPEMAYFECVHEMKLIVDLINSGGFAMMRYSISNTAEYGDYVTGKRIITEDTRKEMKKVLREIQDGTFAGKWITENRAAGKANFLAMRRVEAAHGVETVGAKLRKMMSWLKK, encoded by the coding sequence ATGGTACAGATGTTTTATGACAAGGACTGCAACATGGATTTATTGAAGGGTAAAACTGTAGCGATTATCGGTTACGGCAGTCAGGGTCACGCCCATGCCCAGAACCTGCATGAGAGCGGTGTAAAAGTAGTGGTTGGCCTGCGTTCCGATTCCCCCCGCTGTGAGCAGGTAAAGAAGGATGGCCTGACCGTAATGGAAACCGCAGCCGCAGCCAAGGCCGCCGACATGATTATGATGCTGACCCCTGATGAGGTTATGCCCGATATCTATAAAGAAAGTGTACTTCCCGGCTTGGAAGAAGGCAACATTTTGGCCTTTGCCCATGGCTTTTCTATCCACTTCAACCAGATCGTACCCCCCTCCAATGTTGATGTTGTTATGATTGCCCCCAAAGGCCCCGGACACACCGTTCGCAGCCAGTATCAGGAGGGCAAGGGCGTTCCTTCTCTTATCGCCATCCAGCAGGATGCCTCCGGCCGTGCAAGAGATTTTGCTCTGGCTTATGCCTGCGGCATCGGCGCAGGCCGTGCAGGCATCATCGAAACCACCTTTAAAGAGGAAACCGAGACCGATCTCTTTGGTGAGCAGGCTGTTCTCTGCGGCGGCGTAACCGAGCTGATGAAGGCTGGCTTTGATACCTTGGTGGAAGCCGGTTATTCCCCTGAAATGGCTTATTTTGAGTGTGTTCATGAAATGAAGCTGATCGTTGACCTGATTAACAGCGGCGGCTTTGCCATGATGCGCTATTCCATCAGCAACACCGCTGAATACGGCGATTATGTCACCGGCAAGCGCATCATCACCGAGGATACCCGCAAGGAAATGAAAAAGGTTCTGCGTGAGATTCAGGATGGCACCTTCGCTGGCAAATGGATCACCGAAAACCGTGCCGCTGGCAAGGCCAACTTCTTGGCAATGCGCCGTGTGGAAGCCGCTCACGGTGTGGAAACCGTTGGCGCAAAGCTCCGCAAGATGATGAGCTGGCTCAAGAAATAG